GTCTGACGGCGGTGGCCTGGTCGCCCGATGGCAAGCGTATCGCTTCGAGCGCGCTGGATAAGACGGTGCAGGTCTGGCAGGTGGGGGAGGAGCGCGCGCTGCTGACCTACCAGGGCCATACCGATCTGGTCTCTGCTGTGGCGTGGGCGCCCGACAGCAGTTGTATCGCCTCCGGCGGCTTCGACAGCGCCGTCCACATCTGGAATAGTAAGAGCGGCGATTCCGCCCGCACCTATCGCGGCCACGAGCTTTCTTGTGGCTTTATTACGGCGCTGGCGTGGTCGCCCGATGGCAAACGCATGGCCTCCAGCGCGGGAAATGAGGAGGTGCAGGTGTGGGAAACCGTGACCGGAGATACCCTGCTCACCTATCAGCACTATATCAGTTGGGTGCGCGTGGTGGCGTGGTCGCCCGATAGCAAGTATATCGCCTCCACCAGCGATGATACAGTGCATTTGTGGGACGCGGCTACGGGCAAGCATCTGTTTACCTATCGCGGCCACGCGCCCACTATCGAGCGCCAGGAGCTTCAGTGGATAAGCGCGCTGGCGTGGTCCCCCGACGGCGCGCGCCTGGCTTCGGCCAGCGGCGCTGTTGTTCTGGTGTGGAGCGCCCGGACGGGCGAGACGCTTTCGACACACCGCTGCTCCAGCGGTATCTCCGCGCTGGCGTGGTCGCCCGATGGCAGCCAGATCGCCACCGGCGGCGAGCAAAAGACGCTGGAACTCTGGCATCCCCGCCAGGCCGGAGCTTGATATTTGTCAGCCATTTTGGTACAAAAGCAGCAGGAGGTATCGAAAAATGAGCGTGCGGACTTTCGCTGCTGTTATACATAAAGAAGAAAACCTCTATGTAGCCGAATGCCCAGAGGTGGGTACGACCAGCCAGGGAACGTCTATCGAAGAGGCGCTTGCCAATCTGAAAGAAGCTACTGAACTCTATCTCGAAGAGGTTCCTTTGCCTGAAACCAGCCACCCAATCCTGACGACCTTCGAGGTCGAGGCTTCTATCTAGATATATAGGGAACAACTATGAGCCAGACAATTAGCCCCGAAATGCCGCCCAATCACGAAGTCGCCCAGGTCAGCGCAGCGTATGGGGGGATGCCCTGGCTGCTGGAGACAGACCGGCTGCTGCTGCTGCATCTGTACGCCCAGCGCGGCGAGCAGCTTGAGCAGCTTGCCGCGCTGCAACTGGCGCGGGCGAATCCCAAATCCATTCGCATCGTAGAGGGCCAGATTGCTATGCTCGATCATGCCATCCGCGATGCTGAGGAGCAGGCAGCCCTTCACATCAGCCAGGCGGAGATACGGCAAGTACGCTGATCGTTCTCATGCGTTTGGCTGCCATCCGAGCGGGCCAGGGAGCGAACGATCATCGCTCCCTGGCCCGTTTTGTTTGGCAGGAGCTGATGGGTGGGTCCACCATCTATCGGTGGTTGCCACTTGTAGCGCCGCCATCTTGGCGGCTCAACGCTGGACTGCCGGTACGGTGGCCTGGAGGGCGAACGCGCGCCCTGGCGCAGCGGTGGCCGCCTGGAAGGCGGCGCTACAAGGAACAGGTCTCGCTTGCCAGCACCTCATGTCTGGTGGAACTTGCCGGGTGGAACCGCTTGCCCTTCGCCCGTTTCAGGCGTATGATGAAATGCGCCAGCTTTGCCAGCCTTTGCAGCGCCACCGTCTCGGCCTTTCTCCCTGAGAGGTGTTCGAGGGGCAGCCGCGCGCGGCCTGCGCCACACCCTGCCCCACCCGCGCCGCCAGGGACGGCGGTACAGGCGGTAGGCCGCTGCCTGTACCGCCAGCCTCCGTGCTGGCGCGGGCGGGGCAGGGAGCGCCAGGCGCTTTGGCTCGAAAAAGTGGCAGGGAGAAAGGCCGAGACGGCGGCGCTGCGGATGGCATCGGCGCGTATTCAACCGGATAACGTATAAAAAAAGGCAGCGAGAAAGAGAGCAGACCATGCAAAAGCGAAGCGTCCAGGGTGTTCACGTCGCCGACCAGGAGAAGATAGCCTCAATTCGTGACGAGTTACCAGCCCTGCAAAACATCATCTTCATGAACGCGGGTACCAATGGCCCTTTCCCCCGGCGCAGCCACGAGGCGCTGGTTCAGTATGCCCAGGTGGAACTGACGGAAGGGCGTATTGGCATGGAGACGTTTATGCGCATGTTTGAGGTCTGGAACCAGGCGCGGGCGCATATGGCGACTATCCTGGGGTGTGATCCGCTGGAGGTTGCGCTGACGCATAACACGACGGAAGGGATGAATATCGCGCTGATGGGGCTGGACTGGCAGAAGGGTGATGAGGTGGTGACGGCGACGACCGAGCATCCGGGGGGGCTATATCCGGCATATCTAGTGAAGCATCGCTATGGGGCCAGGCTGCGGATGACAGAGATCGGGCTGCCGCGCGTCGATCCGGTGGAAGAACTGCGGCGCGCGCTGAGTCCGCGCACGAAAGCAGTGGTGCTTTCGCATGTTTCCTGGGCAACGGGCATGGTCTTGCCGATTCGTGAACTGGCTGATCTGGCGCATCAGAGCGGCGCTGTGTTCATCTGCGATGCGGCGCAAGCCTGTGGGATGGTGCCGTCCAGGGTCTACGAGTTGGGGGTGGATGCGTATGCCTGTTCGGGGCAGAAGTGGCTTTGTGGGCCGGATGGGACGGGGGCGCTGTTCGTTCGCAAGGACCGCCTGACCGATATTCTTCCGACGTATTTTGGATACTGGGGGATTAAACATGGGATGAGTACCACTGAAGGGTACTTTCTGCCGTCGGATGGCGCGCAACGCTATGAGGCGGCCTCGCTGTATCCTCCGGCGATGAAGGCGTTTGTGACGAGCCTGGGTTGGATTCTTGAGGAGATTGGCCTGGAGTGGGTCTACGAACGAATT
The Ktedonobacterales bacterium DNA segment above includes these coding regions:
- a CDS encoding aminotransferase class V-fold PLP-dependent enzyme, encoding MQKRSVQGVHVADQEKIASIRDELPALQNIIFMNAGTNGPFPRRSHEALVQYAQVELTEGRIGMETFMRMFEVWNQARAHMATILGCDPLEVALTHNTTEGMNIALMGLDWQKGDEVVTATTEHPGGLYPAYLVKHRYGARLRMTEIGLPRVDPVEELRRALSPRTKAVVLSHVSWATGMVLPIRELADLAHQSGAVFICDAAQACGMVPSRVYELGVDAYACSGQKWLCGPDGTGALFVRKDRLTDILPTYFGYWGIKHGMSTTEGYFLPSDGAQRYEAASLYPPAMKAFVTSLGWILEEIGLEWVYERIAGLGHYCYDALGAVEGVTVHSPREQMAGLLHFSLEGVAAADVTTRLRERGMIIRDTPQPAFNRVSLGFYNTEEEIDQLAEAVAALRS
- a CDS encoding WD40 repeat domain-containing protein, which codes for MSIRYSEKTAGQEALPAMRSIAWSPDGRCIVTGGHDGIAQVWDAASGYLLFTYRGHGQGLTAVAWSPDGKRIASSALDKTVQVWQVGEERALLTYQGHTDLVSAVAWAPDSSCIASGGFDSAVHIWNSKSGDSARTYRGHELSCGFITALAWSPDGKRMASSAGNEEVQVWETVTGDTLLTYQHYISWVRVVAWSPDSKYIASTSDDTVHLWDAATGKHLFTYRGHAPTIERQELQWISALAWSPDGARLASASGAVVLVWSARTGETLSTHRCSSGISALAWSPDGSQIATGGEQKTLELWHPRQAGA
- a CDS encoding type II toxin-antitoxin system HicB family antitoxin, which encodes MSVRTFAAVIHKEENLYVAECPEVGTTSQGTSIEEALANLKEATELYLEEVPLPETSHPILTTFEVEASI